The genomic DNA gaaacatcatgggattttttttaacaccgCATAATAATATGCGATTAATggggtaaactttaacacagatttttattcttattgtataatgtcgactgagaTTTTCAGGAATAcacagtcatggaaaagtctcaaacctttatttaaccaggaaaaaaCTCCTTGAGATTacaaatctcttttacaagagGGTCCTGgcaagtcatggaaaagtattggtaaaaatgcgtatgaaccctggaTTTACTCCGATTCTCCACTGGGAGCGTCCGTGCTGCGTTCTGGCTGCGCCGccgttttgttccgtcctccgccgCGCGCCTTACCACACCGGGCgcgtctcagaagcggagcggCTTGCTGCCCGACTCTGCAGATTATATTGACTCTACAAgtacttaaaggacaaatcagGTGCAAAATTAAcctattttaattattaaaaagatagtttataaagaccgtaccgttcacgtatacaggcgggcgccatctttggaaaacagtcatgaccagtcgaacgacgaacgccgcgCTTGAGCTGTGTTACTGGTTAcacgtcgttcgactggtcgtgaatacgtgaacggtactgtctttattaactatatttttaataaactgtctgtacacttacaaagctctcaatgcttcggtttacatgcagggaccctcattatgctaccgtggaagtgtggtgctattttgagcctcgttagtggtatagaaaatGGCAATATCTTGTTACTTTACCCTCTGACCCAACgtctagcgttataagctaattagcggtttgcgctaaaactggtcacatttgattagcatgaaaacccATCACAGAGAACgctcgactcggtacacgtgtgttattaacccctaggttcattttgcgccggatttgtcctttaacagAACAATCGCCTGTCTATTAAGCTaatatctaccttccactccatgCACTCCTGCTGTTAAACTCCACGCTAGGGCTGTGCAgttaatcgaaatgtaatcgtgattatgatttcggctcccaaagatcacaaaaacagaataatagagaaaaactattatttagctcattacattttgcaagtaaactcttattttctcgtgttctgaatgaaaaaatagttTAAATAGGACAAGTATTtaggcaaatttcacagatgtatgttttttttactgttttttaaattcaagaattgcaacatctttccacaAGTatacgagtaatcgtgttaaattatcgtgatttcaatattgactgaaataatcgtgattatatttttttccataatcgagcagccctactccATGCTTCGCTTTTCTGGTGTTGTTAAATGATATTTGGGggttttggtaaattgactggatgctcTCGCTGTTTCCCTACCtgcctggctggctggctggctggctggctggctgtttgAATGCCGGCGCGGCtcgcgtgaaaatagacctgccGTGTATCTGTAGCGgagcggagagccgcttcacgcACGTTTCTGGGACGCGCCGTGGCGcagctggtggaatatcaaacATTGCCTTGAGTGGCCGCGATTGCTCGCAGGGGGCACGCCACGTGCCCGGTGGAAATTAGGGGTTTGAGTAATACGATGATGATAGCTTTATTGTTAGACTCAAGGTccattaaaataaacaaaacctgCAACACAATTAAAAGGACAGACTCACATTAAAGAAGACAGCTATAATAGGTTTCCCACATAGGTGACTGGAATCGCACAGCACTGATCCTAGGATCAGACAGCTGGGAAATGACGGAGTTACAGTGTTTTTCCTGCAAAGAGGAATTTTTGGCGCTGCcacaaagaggttttagccagcgccAAGGAAAAATCCTCATCACCAAAATGATAAGATTTGAgaattaaaaatacaaattcaAATCCTCTCTTAATGTGTTTTAAAGCTCCCATATTAtggctcattttcaggttcataattgtattttaaggttgtaccagaataggtttacatggtttaattttcaaaaaacaccatatttttgttgtactgcacagctctctctcactgctgcagctcctcttttcaccctgtgttcaggtctctgttttagctacagagtgagacctcttttcttcttcttcttcttcttctgtactatctttgattgcactcgcacatgctcagtagctcagatcgtagatcatgtcagctagctaactctagagacggtaaaagaaagcctgtttctccaacttcagtcagttccaaggcaggatcagctgggagacttcttctaaaccagggagcacatggaagtagttcttttgtagattatggtgaacttgtgtgtgtttcagcagtgctttgctattgagaacgacgtagcatgctagcgttagcgttagcatgctaacgctacgagctaacagttgaggttagccagctcatttcggattgtgatgtcacaagccatgccgattttgaccagctcacccggagactgaaggcagggcacattcagaaaccgtatctcactcaaaacagcgtGGATGgttattttcaaagtttgtatgcgtgtggaagaaaaagtgatttaattttcataatatgggcactttaaaaactaAGTTACCAAACATGAATGGTTGTTTGATGAATTGCGGAATAAAAGCTTGAATGTGAGCGCTAGTCTTAGTTTTATCTCCAGAGTCCCACTGATTTTCCATTATATGGCCGTGATGTTGGCATTAAATTTAACCCTAGgtggtattaaaaaggtcttagaTTTAACTTGGGATTTTTGGGTGTAAACAAGCAGAAGTATTTAAACTCAGTCAGGCTTTTATCAGCTGTATATACCCATCCTGCAGATCATACCTTGACCTAGATGAAACAGTCGTGGTGTTAAAagatcctaaaaaaaaaaaaacaacattgtatttcaccgctggaaagatgaatatgtatttaaattgggtcatttatgtagtagatcggtggagtatccctttaaaggacATTGTGATATTTGACCGTCTCTGCTCTCCCATCCAAGTGTTCCTTCTTAATGAGCTGGTTTCCGTTGGTTGGTCCTCAGGTGGCGAAAGTGATTTTGACCTCGACGAAGAGGACGATTTTTCAAAGGTTTACAGCAAAGGCCCGCCCCCCAATGCCCCCCCGTTCTCCTACCTCAGCTTGACGGACAGCTCCCAGTCTATACCCGGAGGAGCCTCCTACgacttctctcctctctcctccccggAGAAAGATCTCGCCGGTAAGTGGAGCTGAACACTAAAGAAATGCAACCAGTCTGCACCAATGTCACTACGTTTACCTATATACCCTAGGGTGTGATTTCCACTTTTCAAAATCCAGTTTGTGCAATTATGTGATATGAAAAGCCTATAAGAGATTTAAATTGTATTTGGTAAGATACTTGGTAAGTCAAACTATATATTTGGATACGTTTTAAACGGGGAACACACAGGGTCTTAAACGTTCttaaattttatattttaaaaagtaggccttaaaagtattgaattttTGTCAACAAAGGTCTTTTTTTAGTGTCCTTTTCGTaggataaaaataaatgtcGTAACGTCTTCCTTAAATATATTTTGTGCGTAAATTTACTTTATTTGGTATTTTTTGTTTCGTAGCATaagacagtccttccagaaaaaaatgcggagtttttttgtgattgttgaggGCAATaatcatacctgtcaagtatcccgttttggccgggaaagtcctgtattttacccttctttcccgccgtcctcccgtattagtattttcccgtaaatctcccgtattttaacctgcgttattaaaaaataataccccgggtccgagcgggcttaaaaaaacaaaacattcccaatctgagctctttcactagcctcgcgataactgccacctgcagtagcctactacaggtactgtaggtggcagttgtcgcgagtttagtgtgtgaggtcagatgatgagtgacggatgatggacgcttcgacagagacggtgcgctgccaaaacttatgaaggctttactatgcattccccatagcaatgcaagttcagaaagggtgtttagcatggtacgaaagattgttacagagaataggatgacgttagacaacagaactgtttgcgctctactctcatgtaaaccactctggcccagcccacaaatacactccttccaaaacaatcttaaagaatgcaaagtctgcaacaaatttatacaataactcactaaaagagtaaagaaaagttatgtgaaatgaaaagaaaaactgtaaaagaaaagcaatatgaaatgaaaagaatgtgtggaatgaaaataaaatgtaaagacaagcaatgttataaattgtaaatgttttcagcattctgcatcaagtggtgattttagctttcttgtacacctgtcttaaaatgtaagggatactggagcttggttggggtggtgggactgctcgcggtgggcaccggaaaaatgtcccttattttcaaatccaaaacttgacaggtatgaataatccttgattatgccgcacgttttcttaaaaaatgcaatggaatatgctatatatatatatgatatttatgcaattttatgcgatgaaattgcgggaactttcaaaaactggtgtttgatgaaaaagagaaaaaaagtgatttcccccccaacaccttgcttttttttttttttttaactttatttcaaaaaatagtttacagatatttagTCATCGCAAaacgtaaacaaataagatacaaaaatatatacaaataatataatgtgaaagtaaaaataaaagtaatataatgtgaaagtaaaataaaagtaatagtctaaacagagggaaataaaagatacaaaaaaaacagattcaaaaatcgttaataatatagacagcagaaACAAACAGAGATCGGAGTAGACAGCTTattgctaagatatattatgggacttttttgcaacaaaaatttttataatgtagagcccaatagtttctgcGAACCGCTGTAactacttaacccttgtgttgtccttcgggtcccagtgacccgaaggacaacacaaggattatgtacttccgtttactttgttgagaattgctctctaaaaccggtttcttttaaagtaagtaagtaaagtttatttctagaacacatttaaacacagtttaagctgaccaaaatgctgtacaaacaagaactatggtgctgtattaacccttgtttagagagcaattcttcGGGTCAAACCCTCgtattgtcttcccgtcgaccatgcaccTGTTCTCCGGTTTGGTTTGcctgtttataaagcataaagtagcctagaaatcacatgtgtcaaactcgaggcctgcgggccaaatccggcccctctcagattatgatccggcccgcatatcaatttcggttcacaatacattttggcccacctggtttttgtcactttttctgacgtttttgtcactttttccaatatttcttttcacttttttccgaCGTATTTGGGCActtcttttctatgatggctgaggaactttttcctgacttctttTACCCTTTTAACccttctttaggactttatgtcaaccaaactgtaagtgagaagactatatgacacatgcaataatacagtcacatatattttactttttcgatttAAATAAAAGCccatcaataaactaaacatgtctggccctcgatgtgattcttattttccagtgtggcccttagtggagttgagtttgacacccatGCCATAAATGATCacccaattctgtgttacatctttTTGGCCAACTTCATAacctattaccactagttttacacttcgTTATGAAATTGATGGTGAATAAATCTCATTTGCATGAAATTACGGCTGATTATTGAGTAAAATAAGCAATAATTATGAATTAtcttgactaatagttaaggtCAGAGAAACATACGTTTATGGATGATGATCCCAGCTTTTCTCCCAGGTAGACGATAGAAGTAGTGATCGTCAATTAGGggatggaaccatccatgttatttttaggACATTTTTGGTTGAAAAGGAAGCCATGTTTCTGACGTagaaaaacgggtcaaatttgacccgaggaaaacaggagggttaaaaaatGCCTTGAAAATACATTCAAATTTGGTGGAAACTTAGGCCTGGCTGGCAATAAACCGGCGGGAAACCCTGGAAGTGACTGAGAaagcgtgtccaaacttttgactggtactgtcaGCCTTCGAGTCATTTTGTTGATTGACTAACTGCAGCTTGACCATGTTTTTGCAGGCGATCCTTTCTACTCGTCCCCTGACTTTGACCTGGCTGACGATGGAGGTGAGACGGACTGTTCTATTCAGCTTCtggctttaaagtgatggttcggagtaattcaccctagggtcctttacaccatgacctcgagccaaacacccccccagaagcttttttccatGCCATCACCACCCAATCGTCATTCTGTTTtagtcatgacaagttatggttagagttcATATGTCATTCATACCTAGTTGCTTTTCGGtgaaaatcgccgttttgaatgggaaaatgagtttttattttggagGGTGTGGGGGGGCGGTCcaagacccggtgctaatacggcaccggtaccttaatgaccgttatctaccggacagaatagcaacgcggatttcggtgcattatttaggtgccacttaaatgcctgcgcttctctctgatgctccgaaaacagaCGTTGGAGGGAACTGAAAGATcaccgcacgggacgctagttaacaaaCACCTGaccgcaggtaacgttagcctaccgtaagctagttaacactacactcgacagcaggtaacgttagcctaccgttagctagttaacactacactcgacagcatgtaacgttagcctaccgtaagctagttaacactacactcgacagcaggtaacgttagcctaccgttagctagttaacactacactcgacagcaggtaacgttagcctaccgttagctagttaacactacactcgacagcaggtaacgttagcctaccgttagctagttaacactacactcgacagcatgtaacgttagcctaccgttagctcgttaacactacactcgacagcaggtaacattagcctaccgttagctagttaacactacactcgacagcaggtaacgttagcctaccgttagctagttaacactacactcgacagcaggtaacgttagcctaccgttagctagttaacactacacttgacagcaggtaacgttagcctaccgttagctagttaacactacacttgacagcaggtaacgttagcctaccgttagctagttaacactacactcgacagcaggtaacgttagcctaccgttagctagttaacactacacttgacagcaggtaacgttagcctaccgttagctagttaacactacacttgacagcaggtaacgttagcctaccgttagctagttaacactacactcgacagcaggtaacgttagcctaccgttagctagcagctggagaaaacacagttaaaatgctgacagctaaacggtgtaaaagtgtgtctgtatttcactggtgaggattctaacaccagactgtagctgctgttgtctgaaaaacaacacagactcaGCCTCGCCTCATcagcctcgtgctgcattcaaagtaatTGTGAAATACCCATTTTCCATCcattggttgtttttgtcgttaacaggaatttactggtgaaataagttattgttattacatttttaataaatcatttaattttatatatatatatatatatatatataattctttCAGTTCACGCACCGTTTTAAatgtatcgttttagcaccgggaAAATGTTGTTACCTTATGTACACTCTTGTGTAGATACCTTCACGTTGTTACCAAAAAAACATGTGTTGATGGAGTTGTTGCGCGAGTGTAAGAATTGTCTGACGTGTTTGCCACCCCTGCGATCTTCTAGACCACACCATGGACTTTGAAGAGAACGACGACTCCTTGTTCTCCTCCTACCCTTCGTCTCTCCCCCGGCCCGCGTCCCCGTCTCTGGACCCGCTGCCCGACAACGCCCTGCTGAGGATGAAGCCGGTCCACACCTACTCCCGAAACAGCCAGAACCACACCACCCCCCAGAACCACAACACCTCCCCGAGACCTGCACCTGCTGGACCCTCGGCCCCCCCTTTCCCTCCAGACGcagcctcttcctcctcctcttcctcggcCGCTCCGCCCCCACCGGAGCCCTCCTCAACCTCCACCATGACTTTCTCTTCCCTCCTTGCTCCTTCCTCCTCATTCACTCCCCCGCTTCCTCCTGCCTCCATCTCTgcatctccttcctcttcttcaccCTCTAAAtctgtccctccccttcctgcCGCAGTATCTTCCTCCTCCGTTGCTTCCAACGCAGCCTCTTCCAACTCCCATCAGCcgtccccctcctcctcttcctcagtcCTCCCACCcaatcctcctcctccctccgcCGCCGCCGCAGGCCCGGGCGCCGCGTCGGACCCTCTCCCGGGCGGAGCGTCCCAGCGCCGGGCCCGCGAGCAGGTGGCCCAGATGGCCAATcagagcctgcagcagcagcgcgCCAGCCGCATGCTGCTGACCTCGGTGTCCCAGTCTCTGGAGGTGCTGGCCCAGTCGGTCCAGCTGCTGGTGGAGAGCCAGCAGGAGTTCGTGCAGGAgtctctgctgctgcagagGGAGACCGTGGACGTCCTGAGGGATTTCTCCAACACGGCGCTCACCATGCTGAGGGACAAAACCAACGGGGGCCAGCTGCCGCATCCTCATCCCGCCGCGCACTTCTGAGGAAATGGTATCGCGAACCAAAACCAAGTGCAGGTAAATTGGCGGGTAAATGTTGGCAGCATTACAGGCGATCAGCCGGCACGTGGAGGGGATTTCAAACCTCCTTCCCTCTCGTTGGTCTAATCGTGAAAAGAGACGGCTGACTATTTGATGGCTGCTGGACAGAAAAGTTTCTTCCTGAAAATGGGACAAAGTTTTTGCCCAAAGGCACAAACACACGAGTTTTAAGCCattatttcaacgtttttttggtttttttttgagACGTGCCTGCATCTTTCTTCTATTTCTTCTTCTTACATattcactgtttgtttgttgcaggctcgtgttttttttccacactgTAAACAATTTTTACTGTAATGTGTCAGTAGAGTATGAAAGTACTAACTAGGGCTGCTGaactattattttcatagtcgattaatctgttttattattttctcgattaatcgattagttgtttgataaaatgaaatgtcagaaaatggtaacAAATGTTGATATCTGTCTcccaaaactcaaagatattcaggttcctgtcacagaggagcgaagaaaactagaaaatattcacatctaACAAGctcacctttttctttttttcctaaaaaaGGACTCAAACCAGGTTCAAGGGGACTGTTTTTCTGCTTAAGTTGGAGACGTGGTAACATTCTGagtgttttcttaatttgtctAAAACCTGCGGAAGATTCCGCGGAAAACTCTGCGACCGCACATCCAGTGCGGCCCTGCTCATCGCCAACCACGTCCGGTCCACATCCTCACACCGGATGCTGCGGTGGTACATGTCAGTGATGCAACAGCCACTTTTGAGAacaaatattataataaaaacactttttttttttttctttttaattgatATGTTTTGTGGAATTTACTGCGGTTAATGAAAATAACTTGCTTCTGTAATTTCCAAAGGGTTCATTTGAGTGGTTTTTCAGAATAAAGGACTAATTGGTTCTTGTTTTATCCGTTAGATCTAATAATCCTCTCATATTGCCCACCATTTAAAGCAGTATTCTTGTTCTAGATGAAAACACTGAAGGTGTGAATTGCAAAGTGGCCGAAATTGTGCTGTTAACAAGACTTTTGAATGAGAATAAAACCGTCTACTATGCAGTGGATGGAGGAAAATATTAGTGAAATTGTTAATGGAAATATTAACGTGACAGCAAGCCAATGTTGCAGCTGGCGCGCACTGAGAGTTCATACCAAGCTCTGCATGTGTTAGACTGTGAGCCGCTGTGGCCTGTGGCAAAGCGAGCTGATTTTTTATAACGTAGATATAATATAGAATAAGCTTGAGCTAACCCCCTGCAGAAAATTGTCTGCCTCCGTAATCCTTCACCTCAGCCTGGCAAGCgtcacatttctgtttttgatTTATGAACGTTTCTGGAAAGACTTATTAAATCTCCAGGTCTGTTTTTGAATTTGATACAAATAGCAGTTTATGGGAGATTCCGCTGTTATTTACAACCACCTATGCATTTTGTGGTGTCAAACCCCCCAATAAACAACCCAAATATTCAGTGGAGAAGCTAAGACGGCCGCGTGAGCCTGGAAACATGTTAGTATTTCAGATGTTCTGCTTTTTGAAACTCTTTGTCCTCTGACCCTCTTCTTTGTCCCGCTCGTAGCATAGTAGTCTAAATCTGCAGACTGTCCCTAGTTGAACATGTTTCCTCACTTGCAGTTGGCTTtgtgtctgactgactgaccaAATGACTTGTAACTGTCTGCTGTAACACCAGGCTATGTGATGTTTCCTTACAACCAAATCCTGAGAATAaagattttattattaaaatgaatCTGTTTGggaagtttttattttaatttatttttttatgaaataaaaaatcaatAGTGTGGTATCAGAACAGCGTGAATACGGTTCTGATACTAAAAAGTCgtaaaaaagtcagtatgtcgaaaaaagtcatagtatagtacgtcgaaaaaagtcgtaaaaaaatcatagtatagtatgtcgaaaaaggtcatagtatggtatgttgaaaaaagtcgtaaaatgtcagtatagtacgtcaaaaagttgtaaaaaagtaatagtgtagtacgtcgaaaaaagttgtcaaaaagtcatggtgtagtacgtcgaaaaaagtcgtaaaaaaggtcctagtatagcatgtcaaagtcatagtatagtacgtcaaaaaatcatagtatagtacgtcgaaaaaagtcgtaaaaaaagtcatagtatagtatgtcgaaaacagtcatagtatagtacgtcgaaaaaagtcgtaaaaaaagtcatagtatgttaaaaaaggtcatagtatagtatgtcgaaaaagtcatagtatagtatgtcgaaaaaagtcatagtatagtacgtcaaaaagtcatagtatagtatgtcggaaaaagtcatagtatagtacgtcaaaaagtcatagtatagtatgtcggaaaaagtcagtatagtatgtcgaaaaaagtcgtaaaaaaagtcatagtatgttaaaaaaaggtcatagtatagtatgtcaaaaaagtcatagtatagtatgtcgaaaaaagtcatagtatagtacgtcgaaaaaagtcgtaaaaaaagtcatagtatgtcgaaaaaagtcatagtatgtcaaaaagtcgtaaaaaagtcatagtatagtacgttgaaGAAAGTcctagtatgtcaaaaagttgtaaaaaaaatcatagtatagtacgttgaaGAAAGtcgtaaaaaaagtcatagttatagaACAtcaaagaacgttgaaaaaagtattaaaaagtcatagtatagcatgtccaaaaagtcataaaaatgttcTGAATTTACTGTAGTTGTTTGTACCAACGCTGGTAGCAAGCAGGTCTTGAACCCAGCGCAGTACCTTATGTACCTAGAACAGACCTACCACGCCACCAACACAATGACAATTAGAACTTGGCGTATTTGACTTAGACTTTGGCACATTACTGAGGACCACAAATGTAAAACTCTGAAGAAAGAGCTGGGGTtagattttttattaataaatatactgtgacttttttgacatactatattcatacttttatgacctttttcacttactatgctatgacattttaataattttttcgacatactatactctaaCTTTTTAAGTATATATTTGACTTCTTTATTTTGAATATTAGACTTTAAAAGTCATTGCCCTTTAAAAGGTTTAAACACACAATCTTCAGACAGATCACCAGGTATTTATCACACTGAGCTATACGTGAAGTCTGTAAGGCTTTGGATTGATGTTGTATTTATTCTTCAATATAACTGAGGACAGAAAAtgatagtcatagtatagtatgtcgaaaaaagtcatagtatagtatgtcgaaaaaagtcataaaaacgtcaAGTTTGGtatgacaaaaaagtcaaaaaagtcatagtatagtatgtcgataaaaagtgataaaaaaagtcatagtatagtatgtcaaaaaaaagtgataaataagtcatagtatagtatgtcgataaaaagtgataaaaaagtcatagtatagtatgtcgataaaaagtgataaaaaagtcatagtatagtatgtcgataaaaagtgataaaaaagtcatagtatagtatgtcgaaaaaagtcatagtatagtatgtcgataaaaagtgataaaaaagtcatagtatagtatgtcgataaaaagtgataaaaaagtcatagtatagtatgtcgaaaaaagtcataaaaacgtcagtttggtatgtcaaaaaagtcatagtatagtatgtcgataaaaagtgataaaaaagtcatagtatagtatgtcaaaaaaaagtgatagtcatagtatagtatgtcaaaaaaagtgataaaaaagtcatagtatatgtcgataaaaagtgataaaaaatcatagtatagtatatcgataaaaagtgacaaaaaagtcagtatagtatgtcgaaaaaaatgataaaaaagtcatagtatagtatgtcgataaaaagtgataaaaagtcatagtatagtatgtcgaaaaaaagtattaaaaagtcatagtatagcgaaaaaaattattaaaaactaATAGAGcgaaaaaagttgtaaaaaagtcatagtattgtatattgaaaaaagtaaataaaaagtcatttatttatttatttatttatttgaaagaaaagggggacaatacatattaatgaacattttcacaaatgtaaatatgccagattatagccttaggctaatttccatctgcagaCCCCCTGGCAGGTTGGTGTTACACACAAATTAATGAATACATACAAAGACACTATATGCAGACTATATACAAAGGGACAATGACAAGAACAGTGATCACATCAtcctaaaacaaacaacaacaacaacaacaagagtgGACAACAAGGGACATATAGAAAACAAGAAAGCATCGACTATAGTGAACAGCCCACAAACTGTCCTGATATTACACTGATCCATATAAGACCATTCTATGTTGCATTGACCCACATTACACCGACCCATGTTATACTGACATTTATTGCACTACCCATATTACACTAATAATT from Perca fluviatilis chromosome 2, GENO_Pfluv_1.0, whole genome shotgun sequence includes the following:
- the LOC120548947 gene encoding polycystic kidney disease protein 1-like 3 — its product is MSSALWREDDEEFKLGAVRAAGARGKPRFSMTEIKLLLEAVKRNRYILLKKFNQGVSAEAKKQTWTEITNQINGLGENHREVRQIMKKWADLKCDGRRALRGPNGSNVRKKSMGPVERMVHKILMMSPRGGGESDFDLDEEDDFSKVYSKGPPPNAPPFSYLSLTDSSQSIPGGASYDFSPLSSPEKDLAGDPFYSSPDFDLADDGDHTMDFEENDDSLFSSYPSSLPRPASPSLDPLPDNALLRMKPVHTYSRNSQNHTTPQNHNTSPRPAPAGPSAPPFPPDAASSSSSSSAAPPPPEPSSTSTMTFSSLLAPSSSFTPPLPPASISASPSSSSPSKSVPPLPAAVSSSSVASNAASSNSHQPSPSSSSSVLPPNPPPPSAAAAGPGAASDPLPGGASQRRAREQVAQMANQSLQQQRASRMLLTSVSQSLEVLAQSVQLLVESQQEFVQESLLLQRETVDVLRDFSNTALTMLRDKTNGGQLPHPHPAAHF